The sequence below is a genomic window from Cryobacterium arcticum.
GACTCTGAGCGTTGGGCCGCAGCACGAGATCCTGGCGCAGCGGGTGCGGCTGCGGGATTCGTTGTACAGCGGGCATGCCGCCCTCGATATCGCGGGTCGCAGCGCCGGTCCGCACGGCGAACTGAAACGGCTGTTCCGCCGGATCGAGGGCGAAGCCGAGACCGTGGATGCCCATCTGCTCCTGCTGTCCTCGGAGACCGAACCCGAGGTGCTGCGCGGAGCCCTGCCGCTGGCCGTTCACCGGGTCGACCAGGTGACCGGGCTGGTGCGCAAGGTGCGCGCGGCGGTCGCCGCCGGACTCGGCGGGTTCAGCGACGACGCCCTTCTCACCCTGCAACTCGAGGTCGACCGGGAGATCGCCGCCCTCGACGCCGGCATGGCGCAGTTGCACACCTTGAACCATCCGGATGCGCAGCCGCCGTCGAAAGCGTCGTCTCGCCACCTGGATACCCACCTTGACCGAGGGAACCACTCATGACCTTCACTTCACGGCTCCGCGTGATCTTCCGCAGCAAGGCCTCCCACACCCTGGACCGGCTGGAAGACCCACGCGAAGCACTCGACGACAGTTACGAGCAACTCGTCGCCATGCTGCAGCAGGTGCGACGCGGTTTGGCCGATGTGGCCACGGCGAAGAAACGGCTCGAACTCCAGGGGCAGGAGATGGGCGCCCGGCACCGCCGATTGGGCGACCAGGCGCAGGAGGCCCTCACCCAGGGCCGCGAGGACCTCGCCCGCACGGCCCTTGAGCGCCGTTCTCTGCTCGAGGGACAGGTGGCCTCGCTCCGGGACCAGTACACGGCGCTACAGCAGCAGCAGGAGCGTCTGCAGGCCAACGAGCGTCGCCTCGCCGACCGCGTTGCCGCGTTCCGCACCGAGAAGGAAACGATCAAGGCCACCTACGCGGCATCCGAAGCCCAGGCACGGGCCAATGAGGCCGCGGCCGGGATCGGCTCCGAGATGAGCGATGTCGGCGTCACCCTCGACAGGGCCAAGGACCGGGTGGCCCAGATGAAGGCGAGGGCCGCCGCCACGGACGAGCTGCTCGCCAGCGGGGCGCTGAACGATCTGACGGCGCCGCCGGACGACGACCTGGAGCGCCAGCTCTCCTCCGGCGCCACCCGCGCGGATGTCGAACGCCAGCTGCAGGCGATGAAGGACGCGGCAGCCGGCGGCACCCCGTCAGGTTCGACGGGTGGCGCGACAGGCGCGACGGCGGGTGGCACAGCGGGTGGTGCGGCCGGAAACGGACCGGACGGCTGGCTCAGTATCGGCCGTGGGCCTGCCGCCGGGTAGGCCGGGTGCGTCCCGGCCCACGCCCCCGTCCTTGCGATGACCGACGGGCC
It includes:
- a CDS encoding PspA/IM30 family protein, coding for MTFTSRLRVIFRSKASHTLDRLEDPREALDDSYEQLVAMLQQVRRGLADVATAKKRLELQGQEMGARHRRLGDQAQEALTQGREDLARTALERRSLLEGQVASLRDQYTALQQQQERLQANERRLADRVAAFRTEKETIKATYAASEAQARANEAAAGIGSEMSDVGVTLDRAKDRVAQMKARAAATDELLASGALNDLTAPPDDDLERQLSSGATRADVERQLQAMKDAAAGGTPSGSTGGATGATAGGTAGGAAGNGPDGWLSIGRGPAAG